The proteins below are encoded in one region of Oncorhynchus tshawytscha isolate Ot180627B linkage group LG04, Otsh_v2.0, whole genome shotgun sequence:
- the LOC112235761 gene encoding trans-1,2-dihydrobenzene-1,2-diol dehydrogenase-like yields the protein MATRWGICGAGKISHDFSVAMKTLPPGDHQIVAVAARSLERAREFAKKHSIPKAYGSYEELASDPEIDMVYLGVLHTEHWRLGLLVLHAGKNMLCEKPFAMNSREVGDLIAASKKSNVFLMEAIWSRCFPLHREVRRLLAEDAIGDVKLVKASFGSPQLHIPRSVEKELGGGALLDIGVYTLQFVLMVFNGERPESIHATGVLLNSGVDESMVVVMKFPRNRLACCFFSIAVSLPNDATISGTTGTIRVLGPMHCPTTLEVNGKTTQYPLPEPSLPLNFTNSTGLRYEAEEVRQCLLKGLKESPRMPLSESALLTEVMDECRKQVGVVFNQDRQ from the exons ATGGCGACCCGGTGGGGAATCTGCGGTGCAGGGAAGATCAGCCACGACTTTAGTGTGGCCATGAAAACCCTCCCTCCTGGAGACCACCAG ATAGTGGCGGTGGCTGCGAGGAGTCTGGAGCGTGCCCGGGAGTTTGCCAAGAAGCACAGCATCCCCAAGGCCTATGGGAGCTATGAAGAGCTGGCCAGCGACCCAGAGATTG ACATGGTGTACCTGGGCGTGCTGCACACGGAGCACTGGCGCCTGGGCCTGCTGGTACTCCACGCAGGGAAGAACATGCTGTGTGAGAAGCCCTTCGCCATGAACTCCAGGGAGGTGGGGGACCTCATTGCTGCCTCCAAGAAGTCCAACGTCTTTCTCATGGAG gCCATCTGGTCCCGTTGTTTCCCACTGCACAGGGAGGTTCGCAGGCTGCTGGCTGAGGACGCCATTGGCGACGTAAAGCTGGTGAAGGCCTCTTTTGGCTCCCCTCAGCTTCACATCCCCCGCTCGGTGGAGAAGGAGCTCGGAGGAGGCGCTCTGCTGGACATTGGGGTCTACACCTTGCAGTTTGTGTTGATGGTGTTCAACGGGGAGAGGCCAGAGTCCATCCATGCCACTGGAGTTCTTCTCAACTCAG GAGTGGATGAGtccatggtggtggtgatgaagtTTCCCAGGAACAGGCTGGCTTGCTGTTTCTTCTCCATCGCTGTTTCACTGCCTAACGACGCCACCATCAGCGGAACAACGGGCACCATCAGG GTTCTAGGTCCCATGCATTGTCCCACCACACTGGAGGTGAATGGGAAGACGACACAGTACCCCCTGCCGGAGCCCTCCTTACCTCTGAACTTCACAAACAGCACGGGGCTGCGATACGAGGCTGAGGAAGTCAGGCAGTGCCTGCTCAAAG GACTGAAGGAGAGCCCCAGAATGCCCCTGTCTGAGTCGGCTCTGCTCACTGAGGTTATGGATGAGTGCAGGAAACAAGTGGGAGTGGTCTTCAACCAGGACCGCCAATAA
- the LOC112235746 gene encoding trans-1,2-dihydrobenzene-1,2-diol dehydrogenase-like encodes MATRWGICSAGKISHDFTVALKTLPPGDHQIVAVAARKLQDAEAFAKKHSIPQAYGSYEELARDPEIEVVYVGTIHPYHLPVGMLFMKAQKNVLCEKPMAMNLREVQELVASAKMNKVFLMEAVWTRFFPASLEIERLLSRGEVGEVKMVKADFGVPLMHVPRAVEKELGGGALLDIGIYCLQFICMVYNGEKPECIQATGVCLETGVDEGMVVTLKFSRNRMAVFTCSIAVELPNDAVIIGTKGTIRVPEHIWCPTSLVVNGKEIQYTLPEPYLPLNFINSTGMRYEAEEVRRCLLKGLKESPRMSQADSLLLAEVMDEARRQVGVVYSQDRQ; translated from the exons ATGGCAACCAGGTGGGGAATCTGTAGCGCCGGGAAAATCAGCCATGATTTCACAGTGGCACTGAAAACCCTCCCTCCCGGAGACCATCAG ATTGTTGCTGTGGCAGCACGGAAACTACAGGATGCTGAGGCGTTTGCAAAGAAGCACAGCATCCCTCAAGCCTACGGCAGCTATGAGGAACTGGCCAGAGATCCAGAGATTG AGGTGGTATATGTGGGCACCATCCACCCATACCACCTGCCAGTTGGCATGCTCTTCATGAAGGCCCAGAAGAATGTGCTGTGTGAGAAGCCTATGGCCATGAACCTCAGAGAGGTACAAGAGCTGGTGGCCTCTGCTAAGATGAACAAAGTCTTTCTGATGGAG GCAGTGTGGACCCGCTTCTTCCCAGCTTCTCTGGAGATCGAGCGCCTGCTGTCTCGGGGGGAGGTGGGTGAGGTGAAGATGGTAAAGGCAGACTTTGGGGTGCCCCTCATGCACGTGCCCAGAGCGGTGGAGAAGGAGCTGGGAGGAGGGGCGCTGCTGGACATCGGCATCTACTGCCTGCAGTTTATATGCATGGTGTACAATGGAGAGAAGCCTGAGTGCATCCAAGCCACCGGTGTCTGTCTGGAAACAG GTGTGGATGAAGGCATGGTGGTCACCCTGAAGTTCTCCAGGAACAGAATGGCAGTGTTCACCTGCTCTATTGCTGTGGAGCTTCCCAACGACGCTGTTATCATTGGCACCAAGGGAACCATCAGG GTTCCTGAGCACATATGGTGTCCTACCTCCCTGGTGGTGAATGGGAAGGAGATTCAATACACTCTGCCTGAGCCCTACCTGCCCCTCAACTTCATCAACAGCACTGGGATGCGCTATGAGGCAGAGGAGGTGCGCAGGTGCCTGCTCAAAG GCCTGAAGGAGAGCCCCAGGATGTCCCAGGCAGACTCTCTGCTCCTGGCTGAGGTGATGGATGAGGCACGCAGGCAGGTGGGAGTGGTTTACAGCCAGGACCGCCAGTGA